The Myxococcus fulvus genomic interval GATGGACGTCGTCTACAACCACCTGGGGCCCAGTGACTTGCCCCACTGGGACTTCGACGGCGAGACGTACGGCAAGGGCGGCAGCTACTTCTACACGGACTGGCGCGCCAAGACGCCGTGGGGCGACACGCGCCCGGACTACGGCCGCCACGAGGTGCGCGACTACCTGCGCGACAACGCGATGATGTGGCTGCGCGACTACCACATGGACGGGTTGCGCCTGGACGCCACCAAGGAGATCCGCCAGGCCAGCGGCGCGAACAACCCCGAGGGCTGGCAGCTCCTGCGAGACATCAACGAGGCGGTCAACCGCGAGTTCCCGCAGAAGATCATCATCGCGGAGGACCTGGGCAACGAGGCGGGCCTCACGCACCCGGACGGCGCCAACTTCGACACGCAGTGGGATTCCAACTTCGTGCACCCCATCCGCGCGGCGCTGACGGCGCCCTCCGACGCGGCCCGGGACATGAACGCCGTCGCCGACGCCATCCGCTTCAAGTACAACGGCAGCGCCAACCAGCGCGTCATCTACACCGAGAGCCACGACGAGGTGGCCAACGGCAAGCAGCGGCTGCCCAGCGAGGTGGGCGGCTGGGACGCGGGCGGCTACCACGCCAAGAAGAGCTCCATCCTCGGCGCCGCGCTCACCATGACGAGCCCCGGCATCCCGATGCTCTTCCAGGGCCAGGAGTTCCTCGAGGACGGCCACTTCCAGGACGGAGATCCGCTCGACTGGAAGAAGAAGGAGACGTACGCCGGCATCAACCAGGCGTACACGGACCTCATCAAGCTGCGCCGCAACTGGAACGACAACACGGCGGGCCTGCGCGGTGAGAACGTCAACGTCCACCACGTGAACAACCACGACAAGGTCGTGGCCTTCCACCGCTGGGACAAGGGCGGCGCGGGCGACGACACCATCGTCATCGTCAACTTCGGCGGGAAGCACCTGTCCAACTACGAGCTGGGCCTGCCCTCCGACGGCACGTGGAAGGTGCGCTACAACAGCGACTGGAAGGGCTACTCCGACAACTTCGGCGACGCGCAGAGCTTCGACGTGGGCGGCCGCTGGAACGGCAAGGACGGCCTGCCCGCCAGCGGCAGCCTCAACAACCTGGGGCCCTACAGCGTCGTCATCCTGTCGAAGGACAAGTGACGCGTCGTTCCCCGCATCACCGGACGCGGTGAGGACTGACCCGGGCCCCTGTCGCTTGACGGACAGGGGCTCGCCCCCCGTGGACAATGTCGTGTGCCGCGGCCATCCGGCACAACGGCCGGCATGGCCAGAAACGCGATGGTGGTGGTGGCGCGCCCGGAGTGGGTTACGGGCGGCAGTCCCTGGTGGTCGACCTTCAAGGTGACCCTGCTCAACCTGTCGGACGAGGCGGTGGTCAACCCCGCCATCGGCTTCCGGGTGGCGCCCGACCAGGTGGTCCAGAACAACTACGGCCTCTTGTGGCGGCGCCACGGCGACACGCTGACGGGCACGCTGGTGGCCGAGCGCCAGACGATTGCCCCGCGCGCGTCCCAGGAGTTCCGGCTGTCCATCCGGACGGAAGGGGCGCACCGGGGCGCGC includes:
- a CDS encoding alpha-amylase family glycosyl hydrolase — protein: MKDFFDDVRQTRNAEAKRAPTQASQVEHGPVARAFSRKDGSLLATPLVPSAATVPTQASSRPGMGAIPYDGGTTFRVWAPNAQRVQVAGDFSNWQSVELQREPSGNFSLDVPGAKAGDQYQYVVQGKYGDWRWKGDPRANDVTNSTGNSVVVDHKSYEWKHDWEFKMPPWNEAVIYEMHVGTFNDEPGWGPGNWQSAIDKLDHLKELGINVVELMPSAEFAADFSWGYNPAFPNAPESAYGTPDDLKRFVDEAHKRGIGVVMDVVYNHLGPSDLPHWDFDGETYGKGGSYFYTDWRAKTPWGDTRPDYGRHEVRDYLRDNAMMWLRDYHMDGLRLDATKEIRQASGANNPEGWQLLRDINEAVNREFPQKIIIAEDLGNEAGLTHPDGANFDTQWDSNFVHPIRAALTAPSDAARDMNAVADAIRFKYNGSANQRVIYTESHDEVANGKQRLPSEVGGWDAGGYHAKKSSILGAALTMTSPGIPMLFQGQEFLEDGHFQDGDPLDWKKKETYAGINQAYTDLIKLRRNWNDNTAGLRGENVNVHHVNNHDKVVAFHRWDKGGAGDDTIVIVNFGGKHLSNYELGLPSDGTWKVRYNSDWKGYSDNFGDAQSFDVGGRWNGKDGLPASGSLNNLGPYSVVILSKDK